The Manis javanica isolate MJ-LG chromosome 4, MJ_LKY, whole genome shotgun sequence genome contains a region encoding:
- the PRMT6 gene encoding LOW QUALITY PROTEIN: protein arginine N-methyltransferase 6 (The sequence of the model RefSeq protein was modified relative to this genomic sequence to represent the inferred CDS: inserted 8 bases in 5 codons; substituted 3 bases at 3 genomic stop codons) yields the protein MAQATPRAAGSASAHYKSQKPSPPRARAEPRSARREPALTAKMAQPRKRNLESEAGGEGGEGTEEEDGAEREAAHTRPRMIXRERDQLYYECYSYVCIHEEMIADRVRTDAYRRGILRDWAPLRGKTVLDVGAGTGILSICAQAGARRXYAVEASAIWQQAREVVRLNGLQDRVHVLPGLVETVELPEQVDAIVSEWMGHGLLHXSMLSSVLHAQTKWLKXGGVLLTAFAELFLPPISDQMLELRLGFWSQVKQVYGVDMSCRERFATRCLMGHSXIVVQGLSGEDVLARPQXAPGRAGLEQELEAGVGGRSRFSCCGSAALHGFAVWFQVTFPGGHSGKPLVLSTSPFHPVTHWKQSLXYLNEPVQVEQDTDISGXITLLPFPGDLRLLCVLLRYKVGDHEEKTKDFVMED from the exons ATGGCTCAGGCAACCCCGCGGGCAGCCGGGAGCGCGAGTGCGCACTACAAGTCCCAGAAGCCCTCGCCTCCCAGAGCCCGTGCGGAGCCGCGCAGCGCCCGCCGGGAGCCGGCCCTAACCGCCAAGATGGCGCAACCCAGGAAAAGAAATCTTGAGTCGGAGGCCGGCGGCGAAGGAGGGGAGGGAACTGAAGAGGAAGACGGCGCAGAGCGGGAGGCGGCCCATACGCGACCCCGGATGA AGCGGGAGCGGGACCAGCTGTATTACGAGTGCTACTCGTACGTATGCATCCACGAGGAGATGATTGCGGACCGCGTCCGCACAGATGCCTACCGTCGGGGCATCCTGCGGGACTGGGCACCGCTGCGGGGCAAGACGGTGCTGGACGTGGGCGCGGGCACCGGCATTCTTAGCATCTGTGCCCAGGCCGGGGCTCGGCG GTACGCGGTGGAGGCCAGTGCCATATGGCAACAGGCCCGGGAGGTGGTGCGGCTCAACGGGCTGCAGGACCGGGTGCACGTCCTCCCGGGGCTGGTGGAGACGGTGGAGTTACCGGAGCAGGTGGATGCCATCGTGAGCGAGTGGATGGGCCATGGACTCCTGCACTAGTCTATGCTGAGCTCTGTGCTCCACGCGCAGACCAAGTGGCTGA GAGGCGGTGTTCTACTGACGGCTTTCGCCGAGCTCTTCTTGCCACCTATCAGCGACCAGATGCTGGAGTTGCGCCTCGGCTTCTGGAGCCAAGTGAAGCAGGTCTACGGTGTGGACATGAGCTGCCGGGAGCGCTTCGCCACGCGCTGCCTCATGGGCCACTCGTAAATCGTGGTGCAGGGCCTGTCCGGAGAGGATGTGCTGGCACGGCCGCA TGCTCCAGGCCGCGCGGGCCTGGAGCAGGAGCTGGAGGCCGGGGTGGGCGGGCGCTCCCGCTTCAGCTGCTGCGGCTCGGCCGCCCTGCACGGCTTTGCCGTCTGGTTCCAGGTGACCTTCCCTGGAGGGCACTCGGGGAAACCCCTGGTGCTGTCCACCTCGCCTTTTCACCCAGTCACGCACTGGAAGCAGTCACT CTACCTGAACGAGCCTGTGCAAGTGGAGCAAGATACGGACATTTCCGGATAGATCACGCTTCTGCCCTTCCCGGGCGACCTCCGTCTCCTGTGTGTGCTGCTGCGCTATAAAGTGGGCGACCACGAGGAGAAGACCAAAGACTTTGTCATGGAGGACTGA